A single Armatimonadota bacterium DNA region contains:
- a CDS encoding amidohydrolase family protein has protein sequence MSYTTSLASMDLPEGESGELLIRGGRVVDPARGVDAVADVAVADGRIQQVADGITPGARTRVVEATGLVVAPGLIDLHCHLYDLFDVSTTPAPEAVAAGVTVALTPGAGNTLMTPALLGAEVDRGLPLSVGCLLGAAAVLGTRASVSQLIAYFRGELAGPEQAQVITRNPITNATGSLVVGLKDHMGHWILSDDDLEACFQITSAARLLFMSHCQDPEHAERVVRASRGRTVLLTHATAAASGTHGNPVESLQRVLALARTHPWIRVDFTTAHLRPSRGLRDGLLIDARAQVLALQAVADRRCLLLTSDGPCNATMKGFGDVRENVPCLLELAERGVLSLADAVATMTWHPARFLSEVTGEGWWTRDLGHLGPGARANVVLIEPRARRVVMTIVNGRIAAFEGRPLRTSYGAGRWVTRTGLMRLGVGDLPLFSRPRQEPPRP, from the coding sequence ATGAGCTACACGACATCCCTGGCGTCCATGGACCTCCCGGAAGGGGAAAGCGGAGAACTGCTCATCCGGGGAGGACGGGTCGTGGATCCGGCCCGAGGTGTGGATGCCGTCGCAGACGTGGCTGTCGCCGACGGACGGATCCAGCAGGTGGCAGACGGCATCACGCCGGGGGCGAGAACACGGGTTGTGGAAGCCACGGGCCTGGTGGTAGCCCCCGGCCTGATAGACCTGCACTGTCACCTCTACGACCTGTTCGACGTCTCCACCACACCCGCCCCCGAAGCCGTCGCGGCCGGAGTAACCGTCGCCCTCACGCCGGGCGCCGGCAACACTCTCATGACCCCGGCATTGCTAGGTGCCGAGGTCGACCGCGGCCTGCCCCTGTCGGTCGGGTGCCTGCTGGGGGCCGCCGCCGTCCTGGGGACCCGGGCATCCGTCTCCCAACTGATCGCGTACTTCCGGGGCGAGCTGGCCGGCCCGGAGCAGGCCCAGGTGATCACCCGCAACCCTATCACCAATGCCACGGGCTCGCTGGTGGTGGGTCTGAAGGACCACATGGGGCACTGGATCCTCTCCGACGATGACCTGGAGGCCTGCTTCCAGATCACGTCGGCTGCCCGTCTGCTGTTCATGTCCCATTGCCAGGATCCTGAACACGCAGAGCGGGTGGTGCGTGCCAGCCGCGGGCGGACGGTCCTCCTGACCCATGCCACGGCCGCAGCCTCGGGAACCCACGGGAATCCGGTCGAGAGCCTGCAGCGGGTTCTGGCCCTGGCACGCACCCACCCCTGGATCCGGGTGGACTTCACGACGGCCCACCTGCGCCCGTCCCGGGGGCTCCGTGACGGACTGCTGATCGATGCCCGCGCCCAGGTCCTGGCGCTCCAGGCTGTGGCCGACCGACGGTGCCTGTTGCTGACATCCGACGGTCCATGCAATGCAACCATGAAGGGATTTGGGGACGTACGGGAAAATGTTCCGTGCCTGCTGGAGCTGGCAGAGCGCGGCGTGCTCTCACTCGCCGATGCGGTGGCCACTATGACCTGGCATCCGGCCCGCTTCCTGTCGGAGGTGACCGGAGAAGGGTGGTGGACGCGCGACCTGGGTCACCTGGGACCCGGAGCCCGCGCCAACGTCGTCTTGATCGAGCCCAGGGCCCGGCGAGTGGTCATGACCATCGTCAACGGCCGCATTGCGGCATTTGAAGGACGCCCGCTGCGCACGTCGTACGGGGCCGGACGGTGGGTGACGCGAACTGGTTTGATGCGCCTGGGGGTGGGTGATCTGCCGTTGTTCTCGAGACCGAGACAGGAGCCCCCTCGGCCGTGA
- a CDS encoding carbohydrate kinase family protein: MTHAAGIRLDAIACGAAAVDLVIRVPRLPAYDEKVVGAPVGRLPGGTMANFACALARLGGRAAWMGTVGADPDGALLMQDFRRFGVDTRHVQVVRHQQTNFTVILLGRSAERAIVVVPSLRERLPPKRPLRQYLSTARFVYLSPHDLALAHRVATEAAAAGCRLALEVEPTAALTPARGSVLLPRTHLAVFNRGGLASFWGMNGVPRAGHAIRAARRVLELGPQVVAVTLGRHGAILADSTRVVVHPGFRVRAVDTTGAGDCFSAALVLGLCRGWPLEQIAAYANAAAALSTTGLGPRGHLPRHREVVRFLRSHGCSWGEYR, translated from the coding sequence ATGACCCACGCTGCCGGGATACGGCTGGACGCTATTGCATGCGGAGCAGCTGCCGTGGACCTGGTCATCCGGGTGCCGCGTCTGCCGGCCTACGACGAAAAGGTGGTGGGCGCACCGGTGGGTCGCCTGCCGGGAGGGACTATGGCCAACTTCGCCTGCGCCCTCGCCCGCCTGGGCGGGCGAGCCGCGTGGATGGGCACCGTAGGCGCGGACCCCGACGGTGCCCTTCTGATGCAGGACTTCCGCCGCTTCGGCGTCGACACTCGACACGTCCAGGTGGTGCGCCACCAGCAGACCAACTTCACGGTGATTCTCCTGGGTCGGTCGGCAGAGCGCGCCATCGTCGTGGTCCCCTCTCTCCGGGAGCGGCTGCCCCCGAAACGGCCATTGCGCCAGTACCTGTCCACCGCCCGATTCGTGTACCTGTCGCCCCACGACCTCGCCCTGGCCCACCGCGTGGCGACCGAAGCGGCCGCCGCGGGGTGCCGGCTGGCCCTGGAAGTGGAACCCACAGCCGCCCTGACGCCCGCACGCGGCTCTGTCCTGCTTCCTCGCACCCACCTGGCCGTGTTCAACCGCGGCGGGCTGGCCAGTTTCTGGGGAATGAACGGCGTCCCGCGCGCAGGCCACGCGATTCGTGCGGCCCGCCGTGTTCTGGAACTGGGACCGCAGGTCGTCGCCGTGACCCTGGGCCGACACGGAGCCATTCTGGCCGACAGTACCCGGGTCGTGGTGCATCCCGGATTCCGCGTGCGGGCAGTGGATACCACCGGCGCAGGCGACTGCTTCAGCGCGGCGCTGGTGCTGGGACTCTGCCGCGGGTGGCCCTTGGAGCAGATTGCCGCCTACGCCAACGCGGCTGCAGCCCTCTCCACCACGGGCCTGGGGCCTCGCGGACACCTCCCCAGGCACCGGGAGGTGGTGCGATTCCTCCGATCCCACGGTTGTTCGTGGGGGGAGTATCGATGA
- a CDS encoding MFS transporter: MSFVVFFATLYSAIAAFTFVALALFARGLSPSQTGVLLSVLPVLQVVVQPLWGMAADTTGRTKGLLLVACGGLMVGSLGLWAAAQMAWLVTAVVLVAVSRAGILPLVTTLALDHLGAASHGFGRIRLWGSLGFSLAVVVAGWMAGGADPNAVLLVHAVCVAAAFLVALRLPGGPARREVGRAGGYRLALVPGLGWVVVAAALAGTGLGVNNTFLAVFVRDLGGPSWTLGAAFAIAAAGEVPLMAAMHRLIARVGAPRLVSMGLMALAVRWSLYSVLPSVWPLLPLQLLHSVAIACLEVAGVLLVRDLSPPGWAATAQATYGAALMGLGPGIGTLLAGAVYEAAGPRAVFASSALPALAAWVVFTRGRSLGKGAAR, translated from the coding sequence GTGTCGTTCGTAGTCTTCTTCGCCACGTTGTACAGTGCCATCGCCGCCTTCACCTTTGTCGCCCTGGCCCTGTTCGCCCGTGGGCTCTCCCCTTCCCAGACCGGCGTCCTCCTCAGCGTGCTGCCCGTCCTGCAGGTCGTGGTGCAGCCTCTGTGGGGCATGGCCGCCGATACCACCGGACGCACCAAGGGCCTGCTGCTAGTGGCCTGCGGCGGGCTGATGGTGGGCTCCCTGGGTCTGTGGGCGGCTGCGCAGATGGCGTGGCTGGTGACGGCGGTAGTGCTTGTGGCTGTCAGCCGGGCGGGAATTCTTCCTCTGGTCACTACACTGGCACTCGACCACCTGGGCGCCGCGAGCCACGGGTTCGGTCGCATTCGCCTGTGGGGGTCGCTGGGGTTTTCGCTGGCGGTGGTGGTCGCCGGCTGGATGGCCGGCGGCGCCGATCCCAACGCTGTGCTTCTTGTCCACGCCGTGTGTGTGGCCGCTGCCTTCCTCGTCGCCCTCAGACTTCCGGGCGGCCCCGCGCGGCGTGAGGTGGGGAGGGCAGGTGGATATCGTCTTGCTCTCGTTCCGGGCCTGGGGTGGGTGGTGGTGGCGGCAGCCCTGGCCGGAACCGGACTGGGGGTGAACAATACGTTTCTCGCGGTGTTCGTGCGCGATTTGGGCGGGCCCTCCTGGACCCTTGGTGCGGCGTTCGCCATCGCTGCCGCAGGCGAAGTTCCTCTGATGGCGGCCATGCACAGGCTCATCGCCCGGGTGGGCGCTCCCCGACTGGTCAGCATGGGCCTGATGGCGTTGGCCGTCCGCTGGAGTCTGTACAGCGTGCTCCCGTCCGTCTGGCCGTTGCTGCCGCTGCAGCTCCTCCACAGTGTAGCCATCGCCTGCCTGGAGGTGGCCGGAGTGCTGCTGGTTCGCGATCTGAGCCCGCCGGGGTGGGCGGCGACCGCCCAGGCCACATATGGAGCGGCCCTCATGGGCCTGGGACCGGGAATCGGGACCCTGCTAGCCGGTGCAGTGTACGAAGCGGCAGGGCCTCGTGCGGTGTTCGCGTCCAGCGCCCTTCCCGCCCTGGCCGCATGGGTCGTCTTCACCCGGGGGAGAAGCCTTGGAAAGGGGGCGGCGCGATAG
- a CDS encoding amidohydrolase yields MSGLVIRNVTVVDPQGSRTAVLPAHDIVVAGNRIADIRPTAPGVPVPPPGDQAGGAAEVIDGTGLVALPGLINCHAHAAMVLFRGAAEDVTIEAWFNDHIWPMESNLTPDDVYWGALLAAAEMIQSGITTVADHYFHMDRVAQAMADAGLRAHLAPTMFGHNPRQELDAAADFAATWSGAAGGRITAWLGPHAPYTCPPDFLREVGGEARRLGLGVHIHVSETVQQVLTSLQRHRRTPIGVLEDAGLLEVPLLCAHAAHATPEDVTLLASSGAGVAHCPKTFLKLAAGIAPVVAMRRHGIPVGLGTDGAASNNTLDIVEQMRLAALLQKHTQGDPRVLTVDEALALATGEGARALRQGETLGRLAPGFLADIILVRVDGVHTRPSHDLRAALVYGVRASDVDTVIVDGRVLMRGRRLLTVDIEQALREAQDRMARLAERGHGRRMHTYDVNG; encoded by the coding sequence GTGAGCGGGCTCGTCATCCGTAACGTGACCGTGGTGGACCCGCAGGGCAGCCGCACGGCGGTCCTGCCGGCCCACGACATCGTCGTCGCCGGCAACCGCATCGCCGACATCCGGCCGACGGCGCCGGGCGTGCCGGTGCCCCCGCCCGGCGATCAGGCCGGGGGTGCAGCCGAGGTCATCGATGGAACGGGTCTGGTGGCGCTGCCGGGGCTGATCAACTGCCACGCCCACGCCGCCATGGTCCTGTTCCGGGGCGCGGCCGAGGATGTCACCATCGAGGCGTGGTTCAACGACCACATCTGGCCCATGGAGAGCAACCTCACTCCTGACGACGTCTACTGGGGGGCGCTGCTGGCCGCCGCCGAGATGATCCAGAGCGGCATCACCACCGTGGCCGACCACTACTTCCACATGGATCGGGTGGCCCAGGCGATGGCGGACGCCGGGCTGCGGGCGCACCTGGCGCCCACCATGTTCGGCCACAACCCCCGCCAGGAGCTGGACGCCGCCGCCGACTTCGCCGCCACCTGGAGTGGAGCCGCCGGCGGCCGGATCACGGCCTGGCTGGGGCCCCACGCGCCCTACACCTGCCCTCCGGACTTCCTCCGCGAGGTGGGCGGGGAGGCGCGCCGGCTGGGGCTGGGGGTCCACATCCATGTGTCGGAGACGGTGCAGCAGGTGCTGACCAGCCTGCAACGCCACCGGCGGACGCCCATCGGCGTGCTGGAAGACGCCGGGCTACTGGAGGTCCCGCTGCTGTGCGCCCACGCCGCCCACGCCACGCCCGAGGACGTGACCCTGCTGGCGTCCAGCGGGGCCGGCGTGGCCCACTGTCCCAAGACGTTCCTCAAGCTGGCCGCCGGCATCGCGCCGGTGGTGGCGATGCGCCGCCACGGGATCCCGGTGGGGCTGGGCACCGACGGAGCCGCCAGCAACAACACCCTGGACATCGTCGAGCAGATGCGGCTGGCCGCGCTGCTGCAAAAGCACACCCAGGGCGATCCCCGGGTGCTCACGGTGGACGAGGCGCTGGCCCTGGCCACCGGGGAAGGCGCGCGGGCTCTGCGGCAGGGAGAGACGCTGGGCCGGCTGGCGCCGGGCTTCCTGGCCGACATCATCCTGGTGCGCGTCGACGGGGTACACACCCGGCCGTCCCACGACCTGCGGGCGGCCCTGGTGTACGGCGTGCGCGCCAGCGACGTGGACACGGTCATCGTGGACGGGCGGGTGCTGATGCGGGGGCGGCGGCTGCTGACGGTGGATATCGAGCAGGCGCTGCGGGAAGCGCAGGACCGGATGGCCCGCCTGGCCGAGCGGGGCCACGGCCGCCGGATGCACACCTACGACGTCAACGGGTGA
- a CDS encoding carbohydrate kinase family protein: protein MAFPSPSGTFIAIGGLVADIILPVRRFPILPQDHQIAQEVMVEPGGLGNCLVMAARLGMRAMALGWAGTDAVGEDLCRMLRTEGVNVDGVLRQPGRTALSCVLVDDQGHHVFVGGLGVRGPDTLPSAWRDALTQPAWVMSDGWVLWHSPAPVTDALDTARASGGRVVFDPGPMIHRVPEELVHHILRITDVLLLTEEEAGLLVGPGDAPTLTRALHTLGPSVVALKQGAAGALVLAGDELVRQPAFPARVRDTTGAGDAFDTAFVAGLAVGLSIPQASALAAAAGALAVSRLGTGTALPTRSELEVFLAARGLDIRLPPPPGTPLTGGG, encoded by the coding sequence ATGGCTTTCCCCTCTCCCTCGGGCACATTCATCGCCATCGGAGGACTCGTGGCCGACATCATCCTCCCCGTTCGCCGATTCCCTATCCTTCCCCAGGACCACCAGATTGCACAGGAAGTGATGGTGGAACCCGGAGGGCTGGGGAACTGCCTGGTGATGGCTGCGCGCCTCGGCATGCGGGCCATGGCGCTGGGGTGGGCGGGAACAGACGCGGTCGGAGAGGATCTGTGCCGTATGCTACGCACGGAGGGGGTGAACGTGGATGGCGTTCTTCGCCAACCTGGCCGCACGGCCTTATCCTGCGTCCTGGTGGACGACCAGGGACACCACGTGTTCGTCGGCGGCCTCGGGGTCCGTGGCCCCGACACCCTGCCCTCCGCATGGAGGGATGCTCTAACGCAGCCGGCGTGGGTGATGAGCGACGGGTGGGTGCTCTGGCACTCGCCGGCGCCTGTCACAGATGCGCTGGACACCGCCCGTGCCAGCGGGGGGAGAGTGGTCTTTGACCCGGGCCCGATGATCCACCGGGTCCCCGAGGAACTTGTCCACCACATCCTGCGCATCACCGACGTCCTTCTGCTGACCGAAGAGGAAGCCGGTCTGCTGGTCGGTCCGGGAGATGCGCCCACCCTGACCAGGGCCCTGCACACCCTGGGCCCATCCGTTGTGGCCCTCAAACAGGGTGCCGCCGGGGCCCTCGTCCTGGCCGGCGACGAGCTGGTCCGGCAGCCCGCGTTCCCCGCACGGGTCCGGGATACCACCGGGGCGGGAGATGCATTTGACACCGCGTTCGTCGCGGGTCTGGCCGTCGGCCTGTCCATCCCCCAGGCGTCAGCCCTGGCTGCCGCCGCGGGAGCTCTCGCCGTCTCCCGGTTGGGCACCGGAACAGCGCTACCGACCAGAAGCGAGCTGGAGGTGTTCCTCGCCGCCCGCGGACTGGATATTCGGCTCCCTCCACCCCCTGGCACACCGCTGACCGGAGGTGGATGA
- a CDS encoding PfkB family carbohydrate kinase: MFVSAGTIIIDDIVTSDGRTFWNVLGGAATHAAAGMRVWSRSVGLVGAVGSDFPDEHWAALGRLGVDLRGVRRLLLPTPRAWQIYDATERRTEIFRSPEGDVPRFLPTLEQVAAYPEARGFYLMTGDLDAVGPLCDAMRGAGRVVLWEPAPWHMTGDRRRSVLSLLPRVDIVAPSAQESAVLLGDGPPESWLAAYLEAGVRVACIRMGREGSLVQASGEAIVHHIAAVTLGPPVDVTGAGNAYCGGFLVGYCQTSRADLAGRYGAISAAVTIGQLGVPVITTEVEQQAHRLLATFPE; this comes from the coding sequence GTGTTCGTCTCGGCTGGCACCATCATCATCGATGACATCGTGACCAGCGACGGTCGTACCTTCTGGAATGTGTTGGGGGGAGCCGCCACCCACGCGGCGGCTGGGATGCGGGTGTGGTCCCGTTCCGTTGGCCTGGTGGGAGCGGTCGGATCCGACTTCCCGGATGAGCATTGGGCGGCGCTGGGTCGGTTGGGGGTGGACCTGCGAGGCGTGCGGCGTCTGCTCCTGCCGACCCCTCGGGCGTGGCAGATCTACGATGCCACCGAGCGCCGCACCGAAATCTTCCGGTCTCCGGAAGGCGACGTCCCCCGGTTCCTCCCCACCCTCGAGCAGGTGGCAGCCTATCCGGAGGCTCGGGGTTTCTACCTGATGACGGGCGATCTGGACGCCGTGGGCCCACTGTGCGACGCCATGCGCGGTGCAGGCCGCGTGGTCCTGTGGGAGCCTGCCCCCTGGCACATGACGGGGGATCGCCGGAGGAGTGTGTTGTCGCTCCTTCCCCGGGTGGATATTGTCGCCCCCAGCGCCCAGGAGTCTGCCGTCCTGCTGGGAGATGGGCCCCCGGAGTCCTGGCTGGCGGCTTACCTGGAGGCGGGGGTGCGCGTGGCCTGCATCCGTATGGGTCGGGAGGGATCTCTGGTCCAGGCGTCCGGCGAAGCAATCGTCCATCACATCGCTGCTGTCACTCTGGGCCCGCCGGTGGACGTCACCGGAGCCGGCAACGCCTACTGCGGCGGCTTCCTGGTGGGGTACTGCCAGACGAGCCGGGCGGATCTGGCCGGGCGGTACGGAGCCATCTCGGCCGCGGTGACCATCGGTCAGTTGGGCGTCCCCGTGATCACGACCGAGGTCGAGCAACAGGCTCACCGCCTCCTCGCCACATTCCCCGAGTAG
- a CDS encoding nucleoside hydrolase, whose protein sequence is MIIDTDPGIDDAMAIVLALASPDVRVEGLSIVFGNTSAEQGARNALAVLETAGRPDIPVAIGARKPLVRPYHGRGAVVHGSDGLGETGLGNGRPVPNLRSIDFLISRIAQTPGEISIVALGPLTNLALAVSAEPRLAQWTREVVVMGGAVSTRGNATPVAEANIHNDPEAARIVFHAGWPVTLVGLDVTHQVVMTPEDLRRLAAAQTPVTRLITAITPFYMEGYRRRMGIDGFYVHDPTAMVALIAPALFDVAAVYVDVVTGDDRALGQTIADFRGQWNMAPNVRVCVRVDAAAVVNLYCDRVIRYQSQI, encoded by the coding sequence GTGATCATCGATACCGATCCCGGCATCGACGACGCCATGGCCATCGTGCTGGCCTTGGCATCTCCCGACGTGCGGGTGGAGGGACTGTCCATCGTCTTCGGCAACACCAGCGCCGAACAGGGAGCGCGTAATGCGTTGGCCGTGCTGGAGACGGCTGGTCGGCCGGATATTCCTGTGGCGATAGGTGCGCGCAAACCTCTGGTCCGGCCCTACCACGGCAGGGGGGCCGTGGTGCACGGGAGCGACGGGCTGGGGGAAACCGGCCTGGGCAACGGGCGGCCGGTGCCCAATCTCCGCAGCATCGACTTTCTCATCTCTCGCATCGCCCAGACTCCCGGGGAGATCTCCATTGTCGCGCTGGGCCCCCTCACCAATCTGGCCTTGGCCGTCAGCGCTGAACCTCGCCTCGCCCAGTGGACCCGTGAAGTGGTGGTCATGGGCGGAGCAGTCAGCACCCGGGGTAACGCCACGCCGGTCGCCGAGGCCAACATTCACAACGATCCCGAAGCGGCCCGCATCGTGTTCCACGCCGGGTGGCCTGTGACTCTGGTCGGGCTGGATGTCACCCATCAAGTAGTGATGACTCCCGAGGATCTCCGTCGCCTGGCCGCCGCCCAGACCCCTGTCACGCGTCTCATCACGGCCATCACACCCTTCTACATGGAGGGCTACCGTCGTCGAATGGGCATCGACGGATTCTACGTGCACGACCCCACCGCCATGGTCGCCCTGATCGCTCCCGCCCTCTTCGACGTGGCCGCGGTGTACGTGGACGTCGTCACAGGCGACGATCGCGCCCTGGGTCAGACCATTGCCGATTTCCGCGGCCAGTGGAACATGGCCCCCAATGTACGCGTGTGCGTCCGGGTCGACGCCGCGGCAGTGGTGAACCTGTATTGCGATCGGGTGATCCGCTACCAGTCCCAGATCTGA
- a CDS encoding nucleoside hydrolase yields MSRKVILDCDPGHDDALAILLAARRLEVLGITTVAGNHSLDKVTLNALKVLELAGLTHIPVARGAPFPLVRPPRYAPEIHGESGLDGAALPEPTRTPVGQHGVDFLIDTVMRTDNVTLVPTGPLTNIALALRKEPRIAQRVSEICLMGGSLTHGNVTAAAEFNIYFDPEAAHAVFSSGIPITMVGLNVTEQVLATPQRRSQVRALGTRVAVVVADLLEAYSRAVERAYGVAGGALHDPLAVAALIDSDVLQCESMHVAVELTGTLTAGRTVCDDRFLRAGRLRDAGVRPGAPPNARVAVAVDVDRFFDLLLASLREYP; encoded by the coding sequence ATGTCCCGCAAGGTGATCCTTGACTGCGATCCCGGCCACGACGACGCCCTGGCGATTCTGCTAGCCGCCCGGCGACTGGAGGTGTTGGGCATCACGACGGTGGCCGGGAATCACAGCCTGGACAAAGTCACCCTTAACGCCTTAAAGGTGCTCGAACTGGCGGGCCTCACCCACATCCCTGTGGCCCGGGGAGCCCCCTTTCCCCTCGTCCGCCCGCCCCGCTATGCCCCGGAGATCCACGGCGAGAGCGGTCTGGACGGAGCTGCCCTGCCCGAGCCCACCCGGACACCCGTCGGCCAGCACGGGGTGGATTTCCTCATCGACACGGTCATGAGGACAGACAACGTGACTTTGGTCCCCACAGGTCCGCTCACCAACATCGCCCTGGCTCTGCGCAAAGAACCACGGATCGCCCAGCGTGTCTCCGAAATCTGCCTGATGGGAGGATCGTTGACCCACGGCAACGTGACGGCGGCAGCCGAGTTCAACATCTACTTCGACCCGGAAGCCGCCCACGCGGTCTTCAGCAGTGGCATCCCCATTACCATGGTGGGGCTCAACGTCACCGAGCAGGTCCTTGCCACACCCCAGCGCCGTAGCCAGGTCCGCGCACTGGGGACCCGCGTCGCGGTCGTGGTCGCCGATCTGCTCGAAGCCTACAGCCGCGCCGTCGAGCGGGCCTACGGGGTAGCCGGCGGAGCCCTGCACGATCCTCTGGCCGTCGCAGCTCTGATCGACTCCGACGTCCTGCAGTGTGAATCCATGCACGTCGCCGTGGAGCTGACGGGCACCCTGACCGCCGGCCGGACGGTATGCGATGACCGGTTCCTCCGGGCCGGCAGGCTGCGGGACGCAGGCGTCCGCCCCGGTGCTCCTCCCAACGCCCGGGTAGCCGTGGCCGTCGACGTCGATCGCTTCTTCGACCTGCTCCTGGCGAGCCTCCGGGAGTACCCGTGA
- a CDS encoding ABC transporter ATP-binding protein: MADPLIRTEHLTKRYGTFVAVRDLDLQVEPGEIFGFLGPNGAGKTTTLLMLLGILQPTNGQIFLWGRPLEQDLLKVRQRIGVVGEHDYIPDHLTAEEYLFLFAKLYNVPRPRVRIDALLERLGLSEFRALQARDYSRGMKQKLCLARALLHNPQLLILDEPASGLDPHGIVQVRRLLLDLNQDGVTILISSHLLSEVERTAHRVGILHRGRLIRQDSIANITAQLATEQTVEVELQTIPPHLDAILADLPAIRRIRTTGNRVAITVAGGTDQRGAISQAVTAAGGVILGLRVVRPTLEEAFLTLTEEAVASWAS; encoded by the coding sequence ATGGCCGACCCTCTCATTCGCACCGAGCACCTGACCAAGCGGTACGGAACATTCGTCGCCGTTCGCGACCTTGACCTGCAGGTGGAGCCCGGAGAGATCTTCGGCTTCCTCGGCCCCAACGGAGCCGGGAAGACGACCACCCTGCTGATGCTCCTGGGAATCCTGCAACCCACCAACGGTCAGATCTTCCTCTGGGGCCGCCCTCTGGAGCAGGACCTTCTGAAGGTCAGACAGCGAATTGGAGTGGTCGGTGAGCACGACTACATCCCCGACCACCTCACCGCCGAGGAATACCTGTTTTTGTTCGCCAAGCTGTACAATGTCCCCCGGCCCAGGGTGCGGATTGACGCCCTGCTGGAACGCCTGGGGCTGTCTGAGTTTCGCGCCCTGCAGGCCCGGGACTATTCGCGGGGAATGAAGCAGAAGCTGTGCCTGGCCCGGGCCCTGCTGCACAACCCGCAACTGCTCATCCTCGACGAGCCTGCATCTGGTCTCGATCCCCACGGAATTGTGCAGGTCCGCCGGCTCCTCCTGGACCTGAACCAGGACGGCGTGACCATCCTCATCTCCTCCCACCTTCTCTCGGAAGTGGAACGCACCGCTCACCGGGTGGGCATTCTGCACCGGGGTCGTCTGATCCGGCAGGATAGCATCGCCAATATCACCGCCCAACTGGCCACCGAACAGACGGTCGAGGTGGAGCTGCAAACCATTCCTCCTCACCTGGATGCCATTCTGGCAGACCTTCCCGCCATACGCCGCATCCGCACCACGGGCAACCGGGTGGCTATCACCGTGGCCGGTGGCACTGACCAGCGCGGCGCCATCTCGCAGGCCGTGACCGCCGCCGGAGGAGTGATCCTCGGCCTGCGTGTTGTGCGCCCCACGCTGGAGGAGGCGTTTCTCACCCTGACGGAGGAGGCCGTGGCATCGTGGGCATCATAG